A DNA window from Trypanosoma brucei brucei TREU927 chromosome 10, whole genome shotgun sequence contains the following coding sequences:
- a CDS encoding ribonuclease, putative (similar to GB:CAA06683.1: poly(A)-specific ribonuclease {Homo sapiens;}): protein MDVDKYNCSVVFDDFKVSIEQCDFYALDQEMTGVDNGERPQSGTMSLTELYQVSRDVVNRYIAFQLGVTVFKRVDGGYEVKPYNFYLLKSVGDFVVNIESLKFLADNHMDFQRWLVTGMPYCGKVDTGLRGDEGGSVSSLRRGLSEYLVSRIKKWYNSPLARDGECITFKTVICEEIERLTLSKLKEEQVFVSFEYDKSRCIGSPVSLTVHRGTSHFASGQGKEKATPDLEPIKVCGFQHFWKCLTDCKKPIVGHNFWLDIMFMVQMHEGPLPEDYDTYKRLVHQLFPCVYDTKTLGREVIINNLSESFCLKDLYDRCLASRLKLGGAPEFFFPPGFGRYDPDSLESECKAHEAGYDSYMTGVAFSICRDLYCSGENSTLDKWRNIVSVYGSNYYMNVNGKDSLRRSATFVVEFREEIEYPFGELLLCRDDAFTNVDRDVELLPRDCIISYDNKGLCRTIIVVFEDDISEDEVQTRIANSARRWSEVTKEANAYNIVFPEILSVYRLSG, encoded by the coding sequence ATGGACGTCGACAAATATAACTGTTCCGTTGTTTTTGATGATTTTAAGGTTTCCATCGAGCAATGTGATTTTTATGCGCTTGATCAGGAGATGACCGGTGTCGATAACGGTGAGCGACCGCAGTCAGGAACAATGAGTTTGACAGAGCTTTACCAAGTTTCGCGGGACGTTGTCAACCGGTACATTGCCTTCCAGCTAGGTGTAACAGTTTTCAAGCGTGTTGATGGCGGATATGAGGTTAAACCATACaacttttatttattgaaaAGTGTGGGCGATTTTGTTGTGAATATTGAGTCACTGAAGTTCTTGGCAGACAACCACATGGATTTTCAGCGGTGGTTGGTGACAGGCATGCCGTATTGTGGTAAAGTGGACACAGGGTTGCGTGGTGATGAAGGAGGTTCTGTGTCTAGTTTAAGGAGAGGGTTGTCCGAATACCTTGTTAGTCGAATAAAAAAGTGGTATAACAGCCCGTTGGCACGGGATGGCGAGTGTATTACTTTCAAAACTGTAATATGCGAAGAAATAGAGCGGTTGACTTTATCAAAGCTTAAAGAAGAACAAGTTTTCGTTTCATTTGAGTATGATAAGTCGAGATGCATTGGATCACCGGTGTCGTTGACAGTTCACCGTGGAACGAGTCATTTCGCCAGCGGCCAAGGTAAGGAAAAGGCCACACCTGATTTAGAGCCGATCAAAGTATGTGGGTTTCAACATTTTTGGAAGTGCTTAACCGATTGCAAGAAACCTATTGTTGGCCACAATTTTTGGCTTGACATTATGTTTATGGTTCAAATGCACGAAGGGCCTCTCCCCGAAGATTATGATACTTACAAGAGACTCGTTCACCAACTGTTCCCGTGCGTATACGATACGAAAACACTCGGCCGCGAGGTGATAATTAACAACTTATCTGAGTCTTTTTGTCTGAAAGATTTGTACGACAGATGCCTGGCCTCGAGGCTAAAATTGGGAGGGGCACCAGAGTTCTTTTTCCCACCAGGATTTGGTCGGTACGACCCAGACAGCCTTGAAAGTGAATGCAAAGCCCATGAAGCTGGGTACGATTCATACATGACGGGCGTGgctttttccatttgtagGGATTTGTACTGTAGCGGTGAAAATTCTACCTTGGATAAGTGGCGAAACATTGTTTCTGTCTACGGCAGCAATTACTATATGAATGTCAATGGCAAGGATAGTTTGAGGAGGTCTGCAACGTTTGTGGTGGAGTTTAGGGAGGAGATTGAGTATCCTTTTGGAGAGTTGCTTCTGTGTCGGGACGATGCATTCACAAATGTGGATAGGGACGTGGAGTTATTACCGAGGGACTGTATTATATCATATGACAACAAAGGATTATGCAGGACGATAATAGTTGTGTTCGAAGATGATATTAGCGAAGACGAGGTACAAACGCGCATTGCGAATTCGGCGCGCCGTTGGAGTGAGGTTACTAAGGAGGCAAATGCTTATAATATAGTATTTCCCGAAATACTAAGTGTTTACCGTCTTAGTGGGTAG